A window from Acidobacteriota bacterium encodes these proteins:
- the hemH gene encoding ferrochelatase, with protein sequence MPAVGVLIANLGTPQAPTAKALRPYLRQFLSDPRVIELPRWLWSIILNLFVLTTRPKASAALYQEIWTEEGSPLLVMAERQTAAVAEALRAEVGTPLHFALGMRYGQPSIPKALNELRENGCRRIVFLPLYPHYSATSTASTFDAVAAELMTWRRVPELRTIMSYHDEPGFIDALVASIREVWERDGEPDKLLFSYHGIPLRYFQNGDPYHCLCHKTSRLVAEKLGIGQERYDVSFQSRFGREEWLQPYTDVTIRAMAKATVGKLDVISPAFSADCLETLEELDGQNREFWVEAGGSDEDYRYLPCLNDRPDHIRLLANLLRRNLAGWVEPAPEFRPQEVRAEVAESERRAREMAAAGVEEDAGYGS encoded by the coding sequence ATGCCGGCGGTGGGGGTGCTGATCGCCAATCTCGGCACGCCCCAGGCACCGACGGCGAAGGCGCTTCGGCCCTATTTGCGGCAGTTCTTGTCGGACCCCCGGGTGATCGAGCTGCCGCGCTGGCTGTGGTCCATCATCCTCAACCTGTTCGTCTTGACCACCCGGCCGAAGGCCTCCGCCGCCCTCTACCAAGAGATCTGGACGGAGGAGGGCTCCCCGCTGTTGGTGATGGCCGAACGCCAGACGGCCGCCGTTGCGGAGGCTCTGCGGGCCGAAGTGGGCACGCCGCTCCATTTTGCTCTCGGCATGCGCTACGGCCAGCCGTCCATCCCCAAGGCCTTGAACGAACTGCGTGAAAACGGTTGCCGGCGGATCGTCTTTCTGCCCCTCTACCCACACTACTCCGCCACCAGCACCGCCTCCACCTTCGATGCCGTGGCGGCAGAGCTGATGACCTGGCGGCGAGTGCCGGAGCTGCGGACGATCATGTCGTACCACGACGAACCGGGGTTCATCGACGCCCTGGTAGCTTCCATTCGTGAGGTTTGGGAGCGCGACGGCGAACCGGACAAGCTGCTGTTTTCCTACCACGGCATTCCACTCCGCTACTTCCAGAACGGCGATCCCTACCACTGCCTGTGCCACAAGACCTCCCGGCTGGTGGCCGAGAAACTAGGCATCGGCCAGGAGCGCTACGACGTTTCCTTCCAGTCGCGCTTCGGGCGAGAGGAGTGGCTCCAGCCCTACACGGACGTCACCATCCGGGCGATGGCAAAGGCCACCGTCGGCAAGCTCGACGTGATCAGCCCGGCCTTCTCCGCCGACTGCCTGGAGACGCTGGAGGAATTGGACGGCCAGAACCGCGAGTTCTGGGTGGAAGCCGGCGGGAGCGACGAGGACTACCGTTACCTGCCCTGCCTCAACGACCGGCCAGACCACATCCGCCTTCTCGCCAATCTGCTGCGGCGCAACCTCGCCGGCTGGGTGGAACCGGCGCCGGAGTTCCGCCCGCAAGAAGTGCGGGCCGAGGTCGCCGAATCCGAGCGACGCGCCCGAGAGATGGCCGCGGCCGGCGTCGAGGAAGACGCCGGCTATGGCAGCTAG
- a CDS encoding septum formation initiator family protein, translating into MQANLSQTSPVRVLVVGALVVVVSLLAVAGFESYRDLSTVRDREAELRQQLENTQHSIEQLEGRIERLRTDPATLERLAREELGMLRPDEVVILLPRDEGTSATP; encoded by the coding sequence ATGCAGGCCAACCTCTCCCAAACCAGTCCCGTGCGCGTCCTTGTCGTCGGAGCCCTCGTGGTGGTGGTGTCGCTCCTCGCGGTGGCCGGCTTCGAGAGCTATCGCGACCTGTCGACGGTGCGCGACCGGGAGGCGGAGCTGCGCCAGCAGCTCGAGAACACGCAGCACTCGATCGAGCAGCTCGAAGGGCGCATCGAGCGCCTGCGCACCGATCCGGCCACCCTCGAACGGCTGGCCCGGGAGGAGCTGGGAATGCTGCGCCCGGACGAGGTGGTGATCCTGCTGCCGCGGGACGAAGGGACATCGGCCACTCCCTAG
- a CDS encoding aminotransferase class I/II-fold pyridoxal phosphate-dependent enzyme produces the protein MVKPDDHLETRAIHAGEDTARDGGSVVTPIYQSTVWNIDESGGYADLGYIRYSNLPNHRVLADKLANLENAERALVAASGMAAISSALLGHLSTGDHLLVSDVLYGGTHELVTRMLPRFGIEYDFIDADRPDTWEAKRRPSTRVIYVETISNPLMRVPPMDEVGEFARRHGLTAMTDNTFATPINFRPAEHGFHLSLHSATKYMNGHSDLVAGALCGTAEAIERAKGAAKLLGGSLDPHACFLLQRGLKTLGLRMRQHNRTGLALARHLAGHRAVERVHYPGLEGQPDHARAARLLNGFGGMLAFEPVGGAEAADRILRRTRLATHAPSLGGVESLIVSPARSSHAAMSPEERRRVGIGDGLVRISTGIEHPDDLIADLDQALSQ, from the coding sequence ATGGTGAAACCAGACGATCATCTCGAAACCCGCGCCATCCACGCCGGCGAGGACACCGCCCGGGACGGCGGTTCGGTGGTCACCCCGATCTACCAGTCGACGGTGTGGAATATCGACGAGTCCGGCGGTTACGCCGATCTCGGCTACATCCGCTACAGCAATCTGCCGAATCATCGGGTGCTGGCCGACAAGCTGGCGAATCTGGAGAATGCCGAGCGGGCACTGGTGGCGGCGAGCGGCATGGCGGCGATCTCGTCAGCGCTGCTGGGGCATTTGTCGACGGGCGATCACCTGCTGGTGAGCGATGTGCTCTACGGCGGCACCCACGAACTGGTGACCCGTATGCTGCCGCGCTTCGGCATTGAGTACGACTTCATCGATGCCGACCGGCCGGACACCTGGGAGGCGAAGCGCCGGCCGTCCACTCGGGTGATCTACGTGGAAACCATCTCGAATCCGTTGATGCGGGTGCCACCGATGGACGAGGTGGGAGAGTTCGCGCGGCGCCACGGCCTGACGGCGATGACCGACAACACCTTCGCCACGCCGATCAATTTTCGCCCGGCCGAGCACGGCTTCCACCTCTCGCTGCACAGCGCCACCAAATACATGAACGGCCACTCGGATCTGGTGGCCGGCGCACTGTGCGGCACCGCCGAGGCCATCGAGCGGGCCAAGGGCGCCGCCAAGCTGCTCGGTGGCAGCCTCGATCCCCACGCTTGTTTTCTGCTGCAGCGGGGCCTCAAAACCCTCGGCCTGCGGATGCGCCAGCACAACCGCACCGGCTTGGCCCTGGCGCGCCATCTCGCCGGGCACCGTGCCGTCGAGAGAGTCCACTACCCCGGCCTCGAAGGTCAGCCGGACCATGCCCGGGCGGCGCGCCTGCTCAACGGCTTTGGGGGCATGCTCGCCTTTGAGCCGGTGGGCGGCGCCGAAGCCGCCGACCGGATTCTGCGGCGTACCCGCCTGGCGACCCATGCGCCGAGTCTGGGCGGTGTCGAATCGCTGATCGTCAGCCCGGCGCGCTCCTCCCACGCGGCGATGAGCCCGGAGGAGCGCCGGCGGGTGGGTATCGGCGACGGCCTGGTGCGGATCTCCACCGGCATCGAGCACCCGGATGACCTGATCGCGGACTTGGATCAAGCGCTGTCGCAGTAG
- a CDS encoding ABC transporter permease produces the protein MSDKPRTTAADKNLNRRQGLTVFRMELRRIFFGPGFFALLLLAALPIFPFALRLVVSLLFPAERAVADTTTVFAAVFQGFILPMVLFFGCVMIFTGLIRREVRERTLHHLFLAPVPRRTILLGKYAAGVFAGTLVFATSTLVAFALAYAPHLFAPGSSEGGIDGQSFALRTLFLAGPGFGHLLRYLLVIALGTIGYGAVFLLFAMFVKNPIVPMFGVLAWESINAILPVALKKISVYHYLHGLCPVPVVDLPFAILAQAPSPWVAIPGLLALAAVLLWISTLKFDRMEIQYGGE, from the coding sequence ATGAGCGACAAACCGCGGACCACCGCAGCCGACAAAAATCTCAACCGCCGCCAGGGGCTGACGGTCTTTCGCATGGAGCTGCGGCGGATCTTCTTCGGTCCCGGCTTTTTCGCCCTGCTGCTGCTCGCGGCGCTGCCGATCTTTCCCTTTGCGCTGCGCCTGGTGGTTTCCCTCCTTTTCCCCGCCGAGCGAGCCGTCGCCGACACCACCACCGTCTTCGCCGCGGTCTTTCAGGGCTTCATCCTGCCGATGGTGTTGTTTTTCGGCTGCGTGATGATCTTCACCGGCCTGATCCGCCGGGAGGTTCGCGAGCGCACCTTGCACCACCTGTTCTTGGCGCCGGTACCGCGGCGCACCATCCTGCTGGGCAAGTACGCCGCCGGAGTGTTCGCCGGCACGCTGGTGTTCGCAACCTCGACGTTGGTCGCCTTCGCCCTCGCCTACGCGCCCCACCTGTTCGCGCCGGGAAGCTCCGAAGGTGGAATCGACGGCCAGAGCTTCGCCCTGCGCACGCTCTTCCTCGCCGGCCCGGGCTTCGGTCACCTGCTGCGCTACCTGCTGGTGATCGCCCTCGGCACGATCGGCTACGGTGCGGTGTTCCTCCTCTTCGCCATGTTCGTGAAGAATCCCATCGTGCCGATGTTCGGCGTTCTCGCCTGGGAATCGATCAACGCCATCCTGCCGGTGGCCCTGAAGAAGATCAGCGTCTACCACTACCTCCACGGCCTCTGCCCGGTACCGGTGGTCGACCTGCCCTTCGCCATCCTCGCCCAGGCGCCCTCGCCGTGGGTGGCCATCCCGGGACTGCTGGCGCTGGCGGCGGTTCTGCTGTGGATTTCGACCCTGAAATTCGATCGAATGGAGATTCAATATGGAGGGGAGTGA